One genomic region from Cellulomonas hominis encodes:
- a CDS encoding DeoR/GlpR family DNA-binding transcription regulator, whose product MLASQRQDRILAEVRAHGAVRVADLVERLDVSEMTVRRDITELDRAGLVRRVHGGAVAPDAAGRPTDEPGFEAKSTWSTGEKEAIALLAAATVEPGQAVALSGGTTTHLLAQRIAADPALRPLTVVTNSLPVAQTLHRAAPGAGPLDVILTGGSRTPSDALVGPVADTALTTLRVDRLFLGVHGLDESGLMTPNLAEAATDRALLACAAAVTVLADHTKWGVVGLARIAPLTDVDVLVSDDGLPGPARAVLADAGCTLLVPTPALSKET is encoded by the coding sequence GTGCTCGCGAGTCAACGGCAGGACCGCATCCTCGCGGAGGTGCGCGCCCACGGCGCCGTCCGCGTCGCCGACCTGGTGGAGCGCCTCGACGTCTCCGAGATGACCGTGCGCCGCGACATCACCGAGCTCGACCGCGCGGGGCTGGTGCGCCGGGTGCACGGCGGCGCGGTCGCCCCGGACGCCGCCGGCCGCCCCACGGACGAGCCGGGCTTCGAGGCGAAGTCCACCTGGTCGACCGGCGAGAAGGAGGCCATCGCCCTCCTCGCCGCCGCGACCGTCGAGCCCGGCCAGGCGGTCGCGCTGTCCGGCGGCACCACCACGCACCTGCTCGCGCAGCGGATCGCCGCCGACCCCGCCCTGCGCCCGCTGACCGTCGTCACCAACTCGCTGCCCGTCGCGCAGACGCTGCACCGCGCCGCCCCCGGCGCCGGGCCGCTGGACGTCATCCTCACCGGCGGCAGCCGCACCCCGTCGGACGCGCTCGTCGGGCCGGTCGCGGACACCGCGCTGACGACGCTGCGGGTCGACCGGCTGTTCCTCGGGGTGCACGGGCTGGACGAGTCCGGCCTCATGACCCCGAACCTCGCCGAGGCGGCCACCGACCGGGCGCTGCTGGCGTGCGCCGCCGCGGTGACCGTGCTCGCCGACCACACCAAGTGGGGCGTCGTCGGGCTCGCGCGGATCGCCCCGCTGACCGACGTCGACGTCCTCGTGAGCGACGACGGCCTGCCCGGGCCCGCGCGCGCCGTCCTGGCCGACGCCGGCTGCACCCTGCTCGTCCCGACCCCCGCCCTGTCGAAGGAGACCTGA
- the galT gene encoding galactose-1-phosphate uridylyltransferase produces the protein MADGRDLFYFDDSAPYVAGDATRRLDDPRPLPDRFAPVVGADGVARPVTGPELRRDPLTGDWIPMAAHRMNRTFLPPADANPLAPARPGAAYSDGEIPDTDYDVVVFENRFPSLMAVPGVEDVVTLSGGEELWPSRPAAGRCEVICFSSDPTASLGTVSPRRMRTIVEAWADRTRALGEVPGIEQVFAFENRGKEIGVTLHHPHGQIYAFPYLTPRTQAMLGQARAHAERTGRLLGRDVLDAELRHGARVVLESEHWVAYVPFAARWPVEVHLAPRRDVPDLPALTDAERADLAVTYLELLRRLDRFFVDPDSGAPIPLPYISGWHQAPVREGRDLSRLHLQVFSVLRAPGKLKYLAGVESAMAAWISDTTPERIAARLQEVAR, from the coding sequence ATGGCGGACGGGCGCGACCTGTTCTACTTCGACGACTCCGCGCCGTACGTCGCGGGCGACGCGACCCGCCGGCTGGACGACCCCCGCCCGCTGCCGGACCGGTTCGCCCCGGTCGTCGGCGCGGACGGCGTGGCCCGCCCGGTCACCGGCCCGGAGCTGCGCCGCGACCCGCTGACCGGCGACTGGATCCCCATGGCGGCGCACCGGATGAACCGCACGTTCCTGCCGCCGGCGGACGCGAACCCGCTGGCCCCCGCGCGCCCGGGCGCCGCGTACTCCGACGGCGAGATCCCGGACACCGACTACGACGTGGTCGTGTTCGAGAACCGCTTCCCGTCCCTGATGGCGGTGCCGGGCGTCGAGGACGTCGTCACCCTGTCCGGGGGCGAGGAGCTGTGGCCGTCCCGCCCGGCCGCCGGGCGCTGCGAGGTGATCTGCTTCTCCTCCGACCCGACCGCGTCGCTCGGCACCGTGTCGCCGCGCCGGATGCGGACCATCGTCGAGGCCTGGGCCGACCGGACCCGCGCGCTCGGCGAGGTGCCCGGCATCGAGCAGGTGTTCGCGTTCGAGAACCGCGGCAAGGAGATCGGCGTCACCCTGCACCACCCGCACGGCCAGATCTACGCGTTCCCGTACCTGACGCCGCGCACGCAGGCGATGCTCGGGCAGGCCCGGGCGCACGCCGAGCGCACCGGCCGGCTGCTCGGGCGGGACGTGCTCGACGCCGAGCTGCGGCACGGCGCGCGGGTCGTGCTCGAGTCCGAGCACTGGGTCGCGTACGTGCCGTTCGCGGCGCGCTGGCCCGTCGAGGTGCACCTCGCGCCGCGCCGGGACGTGCCGGACCTGCCGGCGCTGACCGACGCCGAGCGCGCCGACCTGGCCGTGACGTACCTGGAGCTGCTGCGGCGGCTCGACCGGTTCTTCGTCGACCCGGACTCCGGGGCGCCCATCCCGCTGCCGTACATCTCCGGCTGGCACCAGGCCCCCGTCCGCGAGGGCCGCGACCTGTCCCGCCTGCACCTGCAGGTGTTCTCGGTGCTCCGCGCACCCGGCAAGCTCAAGTACCTCGCAGGAGTGGAGTCGGCCATGGCGGCCTGGATCAGCGACACGACCCCGGAGCGCATCGCGGCGCGGCTGCAGGAGGTGGCCCGGTGA